From the genome of Carnobacterium viridans:
AGTAAAATTCATTTTAGTTATTGACATGTATGTAATCAGTCTGTTATTATTCAATTAGATTAAAAAACAATGAGTTTTAAATGATAAAAAAGACTTTGATAAGGAAAGTACGTCAGAAAATAATTTTTAGAAAGCCCGGATGATGGAAAAGGGTAATGATAGTTCTGATGAAAAATGGCCTTTGAGTTGAGCAGTCGAGTGAGAGTTTCTTTTAGACTGTTACGGTAAGCATCCGTTATCTAATGCATCAGTTTACAATCTTTCATTTGTGGGATGGTGTACTGAATAAGGTGGAAATAGCGATATTTTCATAAACTAAGGTGGTAACACGGAATTTAAATGTCCGTCCTTTCTAGTTGAAAAACTAAGATTGGACGGGCATTTTTTTTGTATAAATGAAATGGGGGAATAGTAATGAAAAAAACGGTCAAAAAAATTGTACTTCAAACAGATTTTGGATTAGAAGACGGTGCTGTTAGTGCCATGTATGGAGTTGCATTTAGTGTAGATTCATCGTTAGGAATTTATAATTTAACGCATGAGATTCCACAATACAATATCTGGGAAGCTTCTTACCGATTGTATCAGACGGTTAATTATTGGCCACAAGAAACTGTTTTTGTTTCAGTTGTTGACCCAGGAGTAGGAACGGAGCGATTGAGTGTCGTTGCTAAGACTGCGGATAATCACTATATTGTGACTCCAGATAACGGAACGTTAACACATATACACGAAAGTATCGGTGTCGTTGAAGTTCGTCAAATCGATGAATCGGTCAATCGATTGCCAAACTCTGGTGAATCTTATACATTTCATGGGAGAGATGTTTATGTTTACACAGCTGCTCGTTTAGCAGCTGGGGTAATTTCATTTGAAGAGGTAGGTCCTATTTGCGACTTAAATAAAATCGTTAGCTTACCACATCATCAAGCTGAAGTAGTAGAGAATAAGATTGTTGGGAATGTTGCTATTTTAGATGGACGTTTTGGCAATCTTTGGACAAATATCTCACGTGAATTATTGTTTGACTATGGTGTGAAGTATGGGGATAATATAGAAGTTACGATCTCGAACTCTTATACTATTTTTTATCAAAATAAAATTCAAATTGGTCAATCTTTTGCGAAAAGCCATGTAGGCGATCCTATTTTATTTATTAATTCATTAGATAAACTAGGTGTCGCAATCAATCAAGGTTCATTTGCTGGTGCTCACCATATTCAAAGTGGCGATAATTGGAAAATACAGATAAAAAAATAATAGAATTGGAGATGAAGTAAATGAAAAAAAGTGAATTATCTATTAAAACTATAGTTGCTATTGGGATTGGGTCAGCGGTCTTTGTTATTCTTTCACGTTTTGCGGCAATTCCAACACCGATTCCCAATACGAGTATCCAAACATCCTATGCCTTTTTAGCTTTAATGGCAGTTGTGTTTGGACCGCTTGCGGGAGGGTTGATTGGTTTAATCGGTCATATCCTAACAGATGCCATCTCCTATGGATCAGTATGGTGGAGCTGGGTAATCGTTTCCTTATTCGTTGGCTTTACTATAGGTTTACTGACAAGAAAAATCCAAGTAGAAGACGGAGAATTTAACAAAAAAGATATCATTCGTTTCAATATCAGCCAAGTCATTGCGCAAGCAATCGGCTGGTTTGTACTTGCCCCTTCTTTAGATGTTTTAATTTATGCAGAACCGGTAAATAAAGTCTTTACACAAGGAATTGTAGCCGGTATTTCCAATATCTTAACCGTTGGAATTATTGGAACAATCTTATTGATAGCTTATGCAAAAACGCGAAACAAAAGTAATAGTTTAATAAAAGAGTAGTCATCTTTTATTGGTGAAAAGGAGCCGAATCATGAACCAAGTGGCTATTGAATTCAAATCATATACATTTAAATACCGTAGTCAAACGGAACCAACACTACTTGATATCAACCTAAAGATTCAAGCAGGTGAAAAAGTCGTCATCGTTGGACCATCTGGCTCAGGAAAAAGTACACTAGCTCATTGTATCAATGGGCTAGTTCCTTTTGCGTACCGAGGTGAAAGCAGTGGAGCTTGCTTAATCAATGGAAAAGAAACCAATTCACTAGATATTTTTCAATTATCAAAAATGATTGGAACGGTCTTACAAGATTTGGATGGACAATTTATTGGTTTGACTGTAGGCGAAGACATTGCTTTTGCTTTAGAAAATGATAGAGTTGAGCAAAAAAAAATGCATAAAAGAGTGACTCAAGTAGCTGGGCTTGTAAAAATAGAAAACCTTTTAAATGCCTCTACACATGAATTATCAGGGGGACAAAAGCAACGGGTATCAATGGCAGGAGTGCTCGTTGACGATGTTGATATTTTACTCTTTGATGAACCGTTAGCAAATTTAGATCCTGCAACTGGTAAACACGCAATTGCTTTGATTGATGATTTGCAAAAGCAAACAGATAAAACCACCATTATTATTGAACATCGCTTGGAAGATGTATTGTATCGAGATGTTGATCGCATTATAGTAATGAGTGAAGGGCGAATTGTAGCTGATGCGGCTCCATCAGAACTGTTAGCAACAGATGTACTCGCAAAAAGTCATTTAAGGGAACCACTTTATTTGAAAGCTTTGCAATACGCTGGTGTTGCGATTAGTTCTGAAATGTCGCCTGAACATATTGAGCGTATAACACTTACAAACCAAGACGAAAAAAAGGTGAGACAATGGTACCAACACCCTGTTCAACTAGTTAAGGATAAAAAAACTGAGACTATTTTACAGGTAGAAAATTTGTCTTTCCATTATCCAAATGCGCAACATACTCTAACCGATATCACGTTTACGATTCAAAAAGGTGAAATGGTCAGCATTGTGGGAAAAAACGGAGCTGGTAAATCGACATTATCAAAATTGATTTGTGGATTTGAGCGGCATCAAACTGGGAAAATTATTTATCAGGACAAAGATATCAGCAAAGAATCGATTACAAAGCGTGCAGAAGCGATTGGTTTAGTGATGCAAAATCCAAATCAAATGATTTCTAAACATTTGATTTTTGATGAGGTAGCTTTAGGACTACGGTTACGTAATGTGAAAGAAGATGAAATACGTCAACGAGTTGAAAAGACATTAACCATTTGTGGCTTGTATGCTTTTCGCAATTGGCCAATTTCAGCTCTAAGCTTTGGTCAGAAAAAACGAGTGACTATTGCAGCGATTCTCGTATTAGAACCAGCTGTATTAGTTTTAGATGAACCGACAGCGGGACAAGATTTTCGTCATTATACAGAAATTATGAGTTTTTTAACTGAATTGAATCAACAAGGAATCACGATTTTAATGATTACTCATGATATGCACCTTATGTTGGAATACACATCAAGAACGCTTGTCATTGGTGAGGGAAAACTGCTTGCCGATGCTTCAGCAATAGAAGTCTTGGCAAATGAGTCACTAATTGCACAAGCCAATTTGACTAAAACATCTCTATACCAATTGGCTGAAAAAATGTCTATCGCGGATCCGCAAGATTTTGTTTCCAAGTTTATTCATTATGATAAGGGGGTGCGCAAAACATGGCAGTAGAAATGTTGGCTTATATTGAGCGTCGTTCACCCGTACATGCATTATCTGGCGCAACAAAACTGATCGTCTTTCTTTTATTTTCAACGGCTGCGATGTTGACCTATGATACACGTGTTTTAGTGGTCATGCTAATGTTGAGTATTGGGGTATTTGCTATATCTAAAATCAAATTTCGTGAAATTGCTTTTGTTTTGTTATTTATTTTATTCTTCTTACTATTAAATAATCTTGCCATCTATTTATTTTCACCTCAAGAAGGTGTTCGAATTTATGGAACAAGTCATGAACTTTTACACATTTGGGGAAGATACAACCTCACTTTAGAACAACTATTTTATCAATTGAACGTGACGCTGAAATATTTTGTTGTGATTCCGGTAGCACTGCTATTTATAGTAACGACGCATCCAAGTGAGTTTGCTGCTTCGCTCAATAAAATTGGAATCAACTATAAAATTGCTTACTCGGTAGCACTCGCGTTAAGGTATATCCCAGATATTCAACGTGATTACCGCAGTATCTCACAGACCCAACAAGCTCGAGGCATCGATATTTCCAAAAATGAAAAAATGATAAAACGTATCAAAAATATTACGGCAATTATTATTCCATTAATCCTATCGAGTTTAGATCGAATTGAAGTTATCAGCAATGCGATGGAATTACGTGGTTTTGGCAAACACAAAAAACGAAGTTGGTATAGTGAGAAAAAAGCAACGAAAAAAGACTACGTAGTTATTTTTAGTGGCTTACTCATATTCATCATTAGTTTACTGATTACTTATAAAAATGGCAGTCGTTTTTACAATCCTTTTTAATAAGCAGCAGATTTAACTCAAATCTGCTGCTTTTTAGAAAATAAGAAGGAGAGTGCCATAGAAACAGAGCTATTAAGTCAATGGGGACATGATTCTCTTTCTTACAATTAAAACCCGCAGAATTGCATTTTCTATGCAATTCTGCGGGTTTTAGTTGTTGGTTGTACAAAAAAGCATATTCTTTAAACTTTTCGATAATGTAAAAAAGACGAATACACTAGTAAGAGGTGTTTTTAATAGTGTATCAACTATACATGAACAAATTTACTTGCCGCTTGAATTGACTGCAACCATTTGAAGGTACTTTCTTTAGATTGTTTCTGAATCTTTCAATCTGTAGGCACCATGGAAAACTGGTCCAACAAATTTATTAAAACGAAAGCCATGCTCAATAGCAGCGGTCACAAAGTCCTTAGCTTTGAAGATAGCTTCTTTTTCGGATAGCCCAGTTGCTAGTCCAGCTGTGATTGCAGCTGCAAAAGTGCACCCAGCTCCATGGTTGTAAGCAGGCTGGATTTTTTCTGTTTCTAGTATGTAATGTTTTTCTCCATCATAATAAATATCTATTGCTTTATCTCCTTCAAGGCTTTTGCCACCTTTAACTACTACATGTTTTGTACCAAGATTAAAAATTTTTTCAGCAGCTTTTTTCATATCTTCAATGGTGGTTAATTTTCCTAGACCTGAAAAGATACCAGCTTCAAGAAGATTAGGAGTTGCCACATCCGCAATAGGCAATAAATACTTTTGAATGGCTTGTGCCGTTTCGGGATTTAATAATTCGCCTTCTCCTTTACAGGCTAGAACAGGGTCGATAACAACTTTAGGGAATTGATAAGCAGAGATTGTTTTGGCTGCAAGTTCAACAATTTCTACTGAACCAAGCATACCTGTTTTCATAGCGGCAATTTTAGTATCTCCTGCCAGAATAGTTTTTAATTGTTCTTCCACAATGGAAATTGGCAGAGTAGTGACATGATGCTTCCAATTATCGTCCGGATCCATCGTAGCAATAGTAGTCAAAGCCACCATGCCATAAGTGCTATATTCTGAGAAGGTTTTTAGGTCTGCCGCTAGTCCAGCACCGCCACTGGCATCGCTACCTGCAAATGTTAGAACTTTTTTTATATTATTCATTAATTTCAACTCCATAAATTTATTTTGGAACTTTTCTTTAATACGGATTGGGGATATCCTTATGAATATGCTTAATTCCTAGTCAGCCTACTAATTACGTCAACACTCACTTATTGAGGTATAGCAACTATCTTTTTTTTGCATATTGGTAGACATGTTCAGATGATTTTTCTTTTTTTCAGCAATAATATTAACAAGAACACTTCCCACAGTAATTTTATCAGTATTCTTCGTTGTTTCCAAATCCAAATGTGACCTTCTAACAACTCAGAAATTCCCATTTTTATAATTTCTTCTTGTTGTTTTTTATTTCTTGCAGCATTACCAGTCTATTCCAGAAGAAATGTTGTTTTCTTCTACCAACACCATTGAGAAAGAGACAAAAAAGACCCTTGCCCCTGCGCAAAGGGACAAGGGTCTACACTTCTACTTTTGATTATCGATTTTTGTTATTTTTTAATTGAGATATAATGTGATTCACAGTATAAACCTTGTGTTTTTTTATGTCAACCACTTTTTATGTCCAAGTTGGAAGTGCTTTTTAATGGTACACAGGAACAGATTCAGAAAGACTTTCTAAGGCCTTCATTGCATCCAATATAGTTTCTTTGGTTACGCCTGGTACGGCTAAATTGAATGTTTCTTTACTTGAAGCAGCAAATTCAGCAACCTCTTTTGCTTTATTTGAAAAGTCAGTCTTCACGTCAAAGTCAGAAAAACGATATGGGAAATGATTTGACTCAAAAAACGGCAGTAATTTCCTTACTTCTTTTTCATCTCCAGAAGCCCATAATTGAACTAAAATACCATAAGCAACTTTTACACCATGTTCAAAAGGATGCGTTTCTTGAATAAGCGACATTCCGTTGTGGATAGCATGTGCACCAGCCATGCGTCCATATTCTCCCGCAAATCCGCCTACTGTACCTGCGATAGCTACAACAGCCTCGGCAACTCGTTTGAAAGCATCGGTTACTTCAGAATTTTCTAGATTCCTTAAAGCTTCAGTACTGTCTTTTAATAATAATTCTTGAGTTACTTTCGCAGTTTTTAAACCCACTTGAACCATAGCAGGTAAGGTGCCTTCAACATGTCGAGTGATGCCTTCTGCTTCATACCATTTTGCCAATGTATCTCCAATCCCACCCATAAAATAGTTTTTAGGCGATTCCACTAATAAATCTAAATCCATCAAACAAAGCAAGGCTGCTTTTTCATAATAATCAACTACTTTGAAAGTATGATCAGGATGATATACGGCCGAAAGAGGAGTATAAGCCGAACAAGTTCCTAATACCGTTGGAATAGTTACATATTCTATTTTTAAGAGTTCAGCGGTACCTTTGGCGGTATCTAAAGCACGTCCACCACCGATGCCTACCACGCAGTCTGTTCCATTTATTAATGAAGAAAGATGTTTCATGTCTTCGTGAGAAGCTGTACCATCATACTGGAATACAGGCAAGTTCAAAGAACCAGAGTAATGCTTTTTAAAAGCTTGATAAGAAAGTTCACCTGTGATGATAACAGGATTAGTAAAAGAGGCTAATTTTTGATCTAAATAATTTAAAGCTCCAGACTCACATAAAAGTTGGCCAGGTCCAGGACGAACAACTTGACTTAAACGCATAATAAATTCCTTCTTTCTTTAATATAAATTAGTAAATATTTGTTGCCACAGTAGAGGAGGGAAAAATTTTCTTATAAAGAATTCTTACTGTTACAACACAGCGCTTAAAAAGATAAAAAAGGCCACCCATTCATTAGTTGAATGGGTGGCCTAAGTCCCATTCAGCCAAACAAGCTTGAATAGGACTTAAACGACTGCAAAATAGTACAGTGTCTAAATCCTGATTCTAATAATAATAGCTGTTTGATTGAATGAATATGTCATAAAAAGACATCCTCTCGTGGGTTAGTGAAGTTAGGATAACATTGTTTAATTAGAGAGTCAACATGAAAAACTAATTAATTTATAATCTTATTTATTTTAATAAAACAGTAGAATTAGCACTAATCTTAGCTAATACACTATAAGAAAAAAGAATAGAGTACAAAACGAATAACCGATACACTAATTAGTGTATCGGTTATTCGTTTTGTGTATCGTTTTATAGCCCTAGTATTCAAGGGTGCAAAGCAATACACTAAAGTTGGCACAGGAATTGCATATAGTAAGTGATGGACAACTCAATAAACTTGATGGAAAGTTTAAACGCTATCATGTTTAGGCAAAGGATATTGAAAGGTGGCGGTGTTGTAACTTTAAGAGTTGTGTTTTTAAGTAGAAAAAACTGAAAAACATGATGAAGAAGTGATTCTGTTAGTTTCGTCTCATCAGAAAATAGAAATAAAATATTTAGGAGGTAGAAATATGGTAGGAATTATACTAGCAAGCCATGGCGAATTTGCTGAAGGCATCTTGCAATCTGGCTCAATGATTTTTGGAGAACAAGAAAATGTTAAAGCTATTACCTTAATGCCAAGCGAAGGACCAGAAGACGTTAAAACAAAAATGAAAACTGCAATCGCTTCGTTTGACGATCAAGATGAAGTATTGTTCTTAGTTGATTTATGGGGTGGTACTCCATTTAACCAAGCAAACACCTTGTTTGAAGAACACAAAGAGAAGTGGGCAATCGTTGCCGGGTTAAATTTACCAATGGTAATTGAAGCTTATGCATCTCGCCTTTCAATGAATTCAGCTCAAGAGATTGCAGCGCATATCATTGAAACAGCAAAAGAAGGCGTGAAAGTTAGACCGGAAGAATTGGAACCTGTAACAAATACTTCTGCTGCAGCAGCTGCACCAGTACAAGGTTCGATTCCACCAGGAACAGTAGTTGGAGATGGTAAGATCAAGTTAGGTCTAGTACGTGTAGACTCTCGTCTGTTACATGGACAAGTAGCTACAGCTTGGACAAAATCTGTATTGCCAAACCGTATCATTATTGTATCAGACGCTGTTGCTAAAGATGATCTTCGTAAGAGATTAATTGAACAAGCGGCACCTCCTGGAGTTAAGGCAAATGTTGTTCCAATCGACAAAATGATTGAGATTACTAAAGATCCTCGCTTTGGTGGCACGAAAGCTTTATTGTTATTTGAAAATCCACAAGATGTGATTAGAGTCATGGACGGTGGCGTAGAGATTAAAGAAGTTAATGTAGGCTCTATGGCGCATTCAGTAGGTAAAGTGGTTGTAAGCAAGGTTCTTTCAATGGGACCAGAAGATGTTAAAGCTTTTGAAGAAATGAAACAAAGAGGCGTTAAATTTGATGTACGTAAAGTACCAAATGATTCTGGTGCTAATATGAATGAAATTATAAAAAAAGCAAAAAATGAATTAGCACGTGCATAATGAACTAATAAAATTAAATTAAATAGGAGGCCTATTATGTCTATAATATCAATTATTCTAGTAATTCTTGTTGCATTTTTAGCCGGTATCGAAGGAATCTTAGACGAATTCCAATTCCATCAACCATTAGTGGCTTGTACATTGATCGGTTTAGTAACAGGTAACTTAACAGCAGGTATCGTTCTTGGCGGAACACTTCAAATGATCGCTCTTGGTTGGGCAAACATTGGAGCAGCCGTAGCACCCGATGCTGCATTAGCATCAGTTGCATCAGCAATTATTTTAGTATTAGGTGGACAAGGTGTTGCTGGAGTTCCAGCAGCGATCGCAATTGCGGTACCACTTGCAGTAGCAGGACTTTTCTTAACAATGGTTGTTCGTACATTAGCTGTACCTATCGTACATTTAATGGACAGCGCAGCTGAAGATGGTAATTTCAAAAAAATCGAAATGTTGCATATGGCTGCCGTAGCTATGCAAGGGATTCGTATTGCGATTCCAGCAGCAGCTCTATTATTCATCCCAGCACAAACAGTTCAATCATTCTTAGAATCTATGCCAGCTTGGTTAACTGACGGTATG
Proteins encoded in this window:
- a CDS encoding energy-coupling factor transporter transmembrane component T family protein, which translates into the protein MAVEMLAYIERRSPVHALSGATKLIVFLLFSTAAMLTYDTRVLVVMLMLSIGVFAISKIKFREIAFVLLFILFFLLLNNLAIYLFSPQEGVRIYGTSHELLHIWGRYNLTLEQLFYQLNVTLKYFVVIPVALLFIVTTHPSEFAASLNKIGINYKIAYSVALALRYIPDIQRDYRSISQTQQARGIDISKNEKMIKRIKNITAIIIPLILSSLDRIEVISNAMELRGFGKHKKRSWYSEKKATKKDYVVIFSGLLIFIISLLITYKNGSRFYNPF
- a CDS encoding SAM hydrolase/SAM-dependent halogenase family protein — translated: MKKTVKKIVLQTDFGLEDGAVSAMYGVAFSVDSSLGIYNLTHEIPQYNIWEASYRLYQTVNYWPQETVFVSVVDPGVGTERLSVVAKTADNHYIVTPDNGTLTHIHESIGVVEVRQIDESVNRLPNSGESYTFHGRDVYVYTAARLAAGVISFEEVGPICDLNKIVSLPHHQAEVVENKIVGNVAILDGRFGNLWTNISRELLFDYGVKYGDNIEVTISNSYTIFYQNKIQIGQSFAKSHVGDPILFINSLDKLGVAINQGSFAGAHHIQSGDNWKIQIKK
- a CDS encoding mannose/fructose/sorbose PTS transporter subunit IIA, with the protein product MVGIILASHGEFAEGILQSGSMIFGEQENVKAITLMPSEGPEDVKTKMKTAIASFDDQDEVLFLVDLWGGTPFNQANTLFEEHKEKWAIVAGLNLPMVIEAYASRLSMNSAQEIAAHIIETAKEGVKVRPEELEPVTNTSAAAAAPVQGSIPPGTVVGDGKIKLGLVRVDSRLLHGQVATAWTKSVLPNRIIIVSDAVAKDDLRKRLIEQAAPPGVKANVVPIDKMIEITKDPRFGGTKALLLFENPQDVIRVMDGGVEIKEVNVGSMAHSVGKVVVSKVLSMGPEDVKAFEEMKQRGVKFDVRKVPNDSGANMNEIIKKAKNELARA
- a CDS encoding ECF-type riboflavin transporter substrate-binding protein — protein: MKKSELSIKTIVAIGIGSAVFVILSRFAAIPTPIPNTSIQTSYAFLALMAVVFGPLAGGLIGLIGHILTDAISYGSVWWSWVIVSLFVGFTIGLLTRKIQVEDGEFNKKDIIRFNISQVIAQAIGWFVLAPSLDVLIYAEPVNKVFTQGIVAGISNILTVGIIGTILLIAYAKTRNKSNSLIKE
- a CDS encoding iron-containing alcohol dehydrogenase family protein, which encodes MRLSQVVRPGPGQLLCESGALNYLDQKLASFTNPVIITGELSYQAFKKHYSGSLNLPVFQYDGTASHEDMKHLSSLINGTDCVVGIGGGRALDTAKGTAELLKIEYVTIPTVLGTCSAYTPLSAVYHPDHTFKVVDYYEKAALLCLMDLDLLVESPKNYFMGGIGDTLAKWYEAEGITRHVEGTLPAMVQVGLKTAKVTQELLLKDSTEALRNLENSEVTDAFKRVAEAVVAIAGTVGGFAGEYGRMAGAHAIHNGMSLIQETHPFEHGVKVAYGILVQLWASGDEKEVRKLLPFFESNHFPYRFSDFDVKTDFSNKAKEVAEFAASSKETFNLAVPGVTKETILDAMKALESLSESVPVYH
- a CDS encoding ABC transporter ATP-binding protein, translated to MNQVAIEFKSYTFKYRSQTEPTLLDINLKIQAGEKVVIVGPSGSGKSTLAHCINGLVPFAYRGESSGACLINGKETNSLDIFQLSKMIGTVLQDLDGQFIGLTVGEDIAFALENDRVEQKKMHKRVTQVAGLVKIENLLNASTHELSGGQKQRVSMAGVLVDDVDILLFDEPLANLDPATGKHAIALIDDLQKQTDKTTIIIEHRLEDVLYRDVDRIIVMSEGRIVADAAPSELLATDVLAKSHLREPLYLKALQYAGVAISSEMSPEHIERITLTNQDEKKVRQWYQHPVQLVKDKKTETILQVENLSFHYPNAQHTLTDITFTIQKGEMVSIVGKNGAGKSTLSKLICGFERHQTGKIIYQDKDISKESITKRAEAIGLVMQNPNQMISKHLIFDEVALGLRLRNVKEDEIRQRVEKTLTICGLYAFRNWPISALSFGQKKRVTIAAILVLEPAVLVLDEPTAGQDFRHYTEIMSFLTELNQQGITILMITHDMHLMLEYTSRTLVIGEGKLLADASAIEVLANESLIAQANLTKTSLYQLAEKMSIADPQDFVSKFIHYDKGVRKTWQ
- a CDS encoding PTS mannose/fructose/sorbose transporter subunit IIC, which translates into the protein MSIISIILVILVAFLAGIEGILDEFQFHQPLVACTLIGLVTGNLTAGIVLGGTLQMIALGWANIGAAVAPDAALASVASAIILVLGGQGVAGVPAAIAIAVPLAVAGLFLTMVVRTLAVPIVHLMDSAAEDGNFKKIEMLHMAAVAMQGIRIAIPAAALLFIPAQTVQSFLESMPAWLTDGMAIGGGMVVAVGYALVINMMATKEVWPFFIIGFVVAAISQLTLIALGALGVALALIYLNLSKMGGSSNGGGSNSGDPLGDILNDY
- the thiD gene encoding bifunctional hydroxymethylpyrimidine kinase/phosphomethylpyrimidine kinase codes for the protein MNNIKKVLTFAGSDASGGAGLAADLKTFSEYSTYGMVALTTIATMDPDDNWKHHVTTLPISIVEEQLKTILAGDTKIAAMKTGMLGSVEIVELAAKTISAYQFPKVVIDPVLACKGEGELLNPETAQAIQKYLLPIADVATPNLLEAGIFSGLGKLTTIEDMKKAAEKIFNLGTKHVVVKGGKSLEGDKAIDIYYDGEKHYILETEKIQPAYNHGAGCTFAAAITAGLATGLSEKEAIFKAKDFVTAAIEHGFRFNKFVGPVFHGAYRLKDSETI